A region from the Streptosporangium sp. NBC_01756 genome encodes:
- a CDS encoding AfsR/SARP family transcriptional regulator produces the protein MTFAILGPLEIRHRGKTVEITGQRLRTLFGLLLLDAGRVVPVDRLIDGVWEDCPPNAVGNALQALISRLRAVLADQRGLVEAGAAGYRMAVDPDRVDAHRFALLAAEGRTALTAGAPGDAATALHAALALWRGPALAGLADVHAVTAAVARLDALRLAAVEDRVEADLLLGRQAQVAAELPTLIAAHPLRERFRGQLMRALYGSGRHIEALASYQEARTVFADELGTDPSPELAALHLSMLRRDWTENGPRTGSADGKGSPPGGGPHGESDSPPAAPRRGNLPARITSFVGRKRDVTRTAELLAGHRLVTLLGPGGAGKTRLSIESAEAVAGRMPDGVWLVELAPVAEPAQIPQTVFSALELRDPAPAAPSSAAIAGPAPRDPLARLVAGLARKRLLIVLDNCEHVVEAAAALADRILAACPGVRVLATSREPLGITGEVTWPVPPLDLPPAIGDLGEALGYPAVRLFTERAAAVRPGYRPEAEAAAVVRICRELDGMPLAIELAAARLRSLSAEQIAHRLDDRFRLLTGGSRTALPRHQTLRAVVGWSWDLLDGQERTLARRLSVFAGGATLDGAEAICAGQGLDRTDVLDVLARLVDKSLVAAHSQDDSIRYRMLETIRVYAGERLAEAGEHDRVRLAHAVFFTELAETSDPGLRGGGQLATVTAMAAEHDNLSAALRWTVEVARLDLALRMVGALGWYWWLRGYRIEGARRAREVLELVGDGADLASLVLARASYGANAAGGGIEFDTVRAELAEVVRLAREELPRPWHPLVVMAGPIIALFTGVFTADDGYLDDMLAHPDPWVIASARLFEGYRHFFMGRIAEGRAELAVALHGFREIGDRWGIANALAELAELDFLHGEPARALEAVHEAIALMEEIGAVDEITYLRSRLALGFNLAGDRAAAEEILEETLNAAIGNGDRIAMLNLFSARGDFAREGGALNEAGHHYAEAVRVIDETPDVPLSIRASVNAALGLLAEQEGDLARGRRLFDVALRQALESAEVAVLGLVLIGSAGLVLSEGAPETAAMLLGGAATVRGIDAVVDFDHVRITERTMAALGPEEYARCYERGRLLSREEVIAGTGRHGEPYSPPSTR, from the coding sequence ATGACCTTCGCCATCCTCGGGCCTTTGGAGATCCGTCATCGCGGGAAGACGGTCGAGATCACCGGGCAACGCCTGCGCACCCTCTTTGGCCTGCTGCTTCTTGACGCGGGCCGGGTCGTGCCCGTCGACCGGCTGATCGACGGGGTGTGGGAGGACTGTCCACCGAACGCCGTAGGAAACGCGTTGCAGGCCCTGATTTCCCGACTACGTGCCGTTCTGGCCGATCAGCGGGGATTGGTGGAGGCCGGTGCGGCCGGTTACCGGATGGCCGTAGATCCCGACCGGGTGGACGCCCACCGGTTCGCCCTGCTGGCGGCCGAGGGCCGCACGGCGCTCACGGCGGGTGCCCCGGGCGACGCCGCCACCGCGCTCCACGCGGCGCTCGCGCTCTGGCGAGGGCCGGCCCTGGCCGGGCTGGCGGACGTCCACGCCGTCACCGCTGCGGTCGCCCGGCTGGACGCGCTCCGGCTGGCCGCCGTCGAGGACCGGGTCGAGGCCGACCTGCTGCTCGGGCGGCAGGCCCAGGTGGCGGCGGAGCTGCCCACGCTGATCGCCGCCCACCCGCTGCGCGAGCGGTTCCGCGGCCAGCTCATGCGCGCCCTGTACGGCTCGGGCCGCCACATCGAGGCCCTGGCCTCCTACCAGGAGGCCCGTACCGTCTTCGCCGACGAGCTCGGCACGGATCCCTCGCCCGAGCTGGCCGCCCTCCATCTCTCCATGCTGCGCCGCGACTGGACCGAGAACGGTCCCCGGACCGGATCGGCCGACGGAAAGGGTTCACCGCCAGGCGGCGGCCCGCACGGTGAGAGCGACTCTCCGCCGGCGGCTCCGCGGCGGGGCAACCTGCCGGCCAGGATCACCAGCTTCGTCGGCCGGAAACGCGACGTGACGCGGACGGCCGAGCTCCTCGCCGGCCACCGGCTGGTCACCCTGCTCGGCCCCGGCGGGGCGGGCAAGACCCGGCTGTCGATCGAATCGGCCGAGGCGGTCGCCGGCCGGATGCCCGACGGGGTGTGGCTGGTCGAGCTCGCCCCGGTCGCCGAGCCGGCCCAGATTCCACAGACGGTGTTCTCGGCACTGGAACTACGCGATCCGGCTCCTGCCGCCCCCTCCTCCGCGGCGATCGCCGGGCCCGCCCCCCGTGACCCGCTGGCCCGCCTTGTCGCGGGTCTCGCCAGAAAACGGCTCCTGATCGTCCTGGACAACTGCGAACACGTGGTCGAGGCGGCGGCGGCGCTCGCCGACCGGATCCTGGCGGCGTGCCCCGGGGTGCGCGTTCTGGCGACCAGCCGGGAACCGCTCGGCATCACCGGCGAGGTGACCTGGCCGGTGCCGCCGCTCGACCTCCCGCCCGCGATCGGTGACCTCGGGGAGGCCCTCGGATACCCGGCCGTGCGCCTGTTCACCGAGCGCGCCGCCGCCGTCCGCCCCGGCTACCGGCCCGAGGCCGAGGCCGCCGCGGTGGTGCGGATCTGCCGCGAGCTCGACGGCATGCCGCTCGCCATCGAGCTCGCCGCCGCCCGGCTCCGCTCACTCTCCGCCGAGCAGATCGCGCACCGGCTCGACGACCGCTTCCGCCTGCTGACCGGCGGCAGCCGTACGGCGCTGCCCCGCCACCAGACGCTCCGCGCGGTGGTCGGATGGAGCTGGGACCTGCTGGACGGGCAGGAGCGGACACTGGCCCGGCGCCTGTCCGTCTTCGCGGGAGGCGCCACCCTCGACGGCGCCGAGGCGATCTGCGCGGGGCAGGGGCTCGACCGGACCGACGTGCTCGACGTGCTGGCCCGGCTGGTGGACAAGTCCCTGGTGGCGGCCCATAGCCAGGACGACTCCATCCGCTACCGGATGCTGGAGACCATCCGCGTCTACGCCGGGGAGCGGCTGGCGGAGGCGGGCGAGCACGACCGGGTACGGCTGGCGCACGCGGTGTTCTTCACCGAACTGGCCGAGACGTCCGACCCCGGCCTGCGCGGCGGCGGGCAACTCGCCACCGTCACCGCGATGGCCGCCGAGCACGACAACCTGTCGGCGGCGCTCCGCTGGACCGTCGAGGTGGCCAGGCTCGATCTGGCGCTGCGGATGGTCGGCGCCCTGGGGTGGTACTGGTGGCTGCGCGGCTACCGGATCGAAGGTGCCCGGCGTGCCCGTGAGGTGCTCGAACTGGTGGGAGACGGCGCCGACCTCGCCTCGCTCGTCCTGGCCCGTGCCTCCTACGGGGCCAACGCGGCGGGGGGCGGGATCGAGTTCGACACGGTGCGGGCCGAGCTGGCCGAAGTGGTACGGCTGGCGCGCGAGGAGCTGCCCCGGCCGTGGCACCCCCTGGTCGTGATGGCGGGGCCGATCATCGCGCTGTTCACCGGCGTGTTCACGGCCGACGACGGCTACCTCGACGACATGCTCGCCCACCCCGACCCCTGGGTGATCGCCTCGGCCCGGCTGTTCGAGGGGTACAGGCACTTCTTCATGGGGCGTATCGCCGAGGGCAGGGCCGAACTGGCGGTCGCCCTGCACGGTTTTCGGGAGATCGGAGACCGCTGGGGCATCGCCAACGCGCTCGCCGAACTGGCGGAGCTGGACTTCCTCCACGGCGAGCCCGCACGGGCGCTGGAGGCGGTCCACGAGGCCATCGCCCTGATGGAGGAGATCGGCGCGGTCGACGAGATCACCTACCTGCGCTCCCGGCTGGCACTCGGGTTCAACCTCGCGGGAGACCGGGCTGCGGCGGAGGAGATCCTGGAGGAGACCCTCAACGCGGCCATCGGAAACGGCGACCGGATCGCGATGCTGAACCTGTTCAGCGCCCGGGGAGACTTCGCCCGCGAGGGCGGCGCGCTCAACGAGGCCGGGCACCACTACGCCGAGGCCGTGCGGGTGATCGACGAGACCCCGGACGTCCCGCTGTCGATCCGGGCCTCGGTCAACGCGGCGCTGGGCCTGCTGGCGGAGCAGGAGGGCGACCTCGCCCGCGGCCGGCGGCTGTTCGACGTCGCGCTGCGGCAGGCGTTGGAGTCGGCGGAGGTGGCCGTGCTCGGCCTCGTGCTGATCGGATCTGCCGGGCTGGTGCTCTCGGAGGGCGCCCCGGAGACCGCGGCCATGCTCCTCGGCGGCGCCGCGACGGTCCGGGGCATCGACGCGGTGGTCGACTTCGACCACGTGCGGATCACCGAGCGCACGATGGCCGCGCTCGGCCCGGAGGAGTATGCCCGGTGCTACGAGCGCGGCCGGCTGCTGTCCCGTGAGGAGGTCATCGCCGGCACGGGCCGGCACGGGGAGCCCTACTCGCCGCCCAGCACCCGGTAG
- a CDS encoding bifunctional SulP family inorganic anion transporter/carbonic anhydrase has translation MGVDAKSDTTYTESRFRSVVRHDLPASLVVFLIAVPLSLGIAVASGAPLAAGLIAAVVGGVVAGFLGGSAVQVSGPAAGLSLVVADLVITYGWRATCMITLLAGALQLLLGLFRVARAALAVSPAVVHGMLAGVGAVIALAQLHVVLGGSPQRSAIENLIELPQQIIHNHNHAVFVGLLTIAVLVGSARLPQRLRIVPAPLAALLVASVTAGVFGWDVTRVDLSESLGEWATPIWPQGDWHAIVGAVLLVALLAGVESLLCSVATDKLHDGKRADLDRELTAQGVSNMVTGALGGLPVAGVIVRSSANARAGARSRWSTILHGGWILMLTVCLGWTIRLIPMEALAALLVFIGVQMINMGHLRNLRGHGEIPVYVVTMAGVVLLGLAEGVLFGLGLAALSALRRLTWITVRASPEPDGRWHVLIGGSLTFLGVPKLTSELQAIPAGAGVQLDLNIDFMDNAAFEAVHAWRQEHERGGGTVDIDEVHDEWYAMAASGARMFPAKTPPRAPERWWLPWAHRRRRQPVPEGPRALIRQASAAGSPAVPDLLAGAREFHRRTAPLVRPFLRAMARGQEPSHLFITCADSRVVPSLITASGPGDLFTVRNIGNLVPRRGSAAPDDSVAAAIEYATEMLNIQTITVCGHSGCGAMAALLSGGEKASCLPALDRWLRHGNHSLARFIAGESVGDDDGPLDRLCRVNVIQQLENLRTYPEVDRLVRAGRLQLVGLYFDIGTARVHVLEKPPVTASPL, from the coding sequence ATGGGGGTAGACGCGAAGAGTGACACGACGTATACCGAGAGTCGCTTCAGGTCTGTGGTCCGCCACGATCTGCCCGCCTCTCTGGTGGTTTTCCTGATAGCGGTTCCCCTCTCTCTGGGCATAGCGGTGGCTTCGGGAGCACCGCTCGCGGCCGGACTCATCGCGGCCGTGGTGGGGGGCGTGGTGGCGGGCTTCCTGGGCGGCTCGGCCGTCCAGGTGAGCGGCCCCGCCGCCGGGCTCTCCCTGGTGGTCGCCGATCTGGTCATAACGTACGGCTGGCGCGCCACCTGCATGATCACTCTGCTGGCGGGTGCCCTGCAGCTCCTCCTGGGGCTGTTCCGGGTCGCCCGCGCGGCGCTGGCGGTCTCTCCCGCCGTGGTGCACGGCATGCTCGCCGGAGTCGGCGCGGTGATCGCACTCGCCCAGTTGCACGTCGTGCTGGGCGGCAGTCCGCAGCGCTCCGCCATCGAGAACCTGATCGAACTGCCCCAGCAGATCATCCACAACCACAACCACGCGGTCTTCGTCGGCCTGCTCACCATCGCAGTCCTGGTCGGCTCGGCCCGGCTGCCACAGCGGCTGCGGATCGTCCCGGCGCCGCTGGCGGCCCTGCTGGTCGCCTCGGTGACCGCCGGGGTGTTCGGCTGGGACGTCACCCGGGTCGACCTCTCCGAGAGTTTGGGCGAGTGGGCCACCCCGATCTGGCCGCAGGGCGACTGGCACGCGATCGTCGGGGCGGTGCTGCTGGTCGCTTTGCTGGCCGGAGTGGAGTCGCTGCTCTGCTCGGTGGCCACCGACAAACTGCACGACGGCAAGCGGGCCGACCTGGACAGGGAGCTCACCGCCCAGGGCGTGTCCAACATGGTGACCGGCGCGCTGGGCGGCCTGCCGGTCGCCGGGGTCATCGTGCGCAGTTCCGCCAACGCCCGGGCCGGAGCGCGCAGCCGCTGGTCGACGATCCTGCACGGCGGGTGGATTCTGATGCTCACGGTCTGCCTGGGGTGGACCATCAGGCTCATCCCCATGGAGGCGCTCGCCGCGCTGCTGGTCTTCATCGGCGTCCAGATGATCAACATGGGGCACCTGCGCAACCTGCGCGGCCACGGAGAGATACCGGTCTACGTCGTCACCATGGCCGGAGTCGTGCTGCTCGGCCTCGCCGAAGGCGTCCTGTTCGGCCTCGGACTCGCCGCGCTGTCCGCGCTGCGCCGCCTCACCTGGATCACCGTACGGGCCAGTCCCGAACCCGACGGCCGCTGGCACGTGCTGATCGGCGGCTCGCTGACCTTCCTCGGCGTGCCGAAGCTCACCTCGGAGTTGCAGGCCATCCCGGCCGGTGCCGGGGTCCAGCTGGACCTGAACATCGACTTCATGGACAACGCGGCCTTCGAGGCCGTCCATGCCTGGCGGCAGGAGCACGAGCGCGGCGGCGGCACAGTGGACATCGACGAGGTCCACGACGAGTGGTACGCCATGGCCGCCAGCGGCGCCCGGATGTTCCCCGCCAAGACACCGCCGCGCGCGCCGGAGCGCTGGTGGCTGCCCTGGGCCCACCGGAGGCGGAGACAGCCCGTCCCCGAAGGTCCCCGGGCCCTGATCCGGCAGGCGTCCGCGGCGGGCAGTCCCGCCGTACCGGACCTGCTCGCCGGAGCACGGGAGTTCCACCGCCGTACGGCGCCGCTGGTCCGTCCGTTCCTGCGGGCGATGGCCCGCGGGCAGGAGCCCTCGCACCTCTTCATCACCTGCGCGGACTCCCGGGTCGTGCCGAGCCTGATCACCGCCAGTGGTCCGGGTGACCTGTTCACCGTCCGCAACATCGGCAATCTGGTGCCGCGCCGCGGTTCGGCGGCCCCGGACGACTCGGTGGCCGCGGCGATCGAGTACGCGACCGAGATGCTCAACATCCAGACCATCACGGTCTGCGGCCACTCCGGCTGCGGGGCCATGGCCGCCCTGCTGAGCGGCGGGGAGAAGGCGTCGTGCCTGCCTGCGCTCGACCGCTGGCTGCGCCACGGCAACCACAGCCTGGCCAGGTTCATCGCGGGCGAGAGCGTCGGTGACGACGACGGCCCGTTGGACCGCCTCTGCAGGGTCAACGTGATCCAGCAGCTGGAGAACCTGCGGACCTACCCCGAGGTGGACCGTCTCGTCCGCGCCGGACGGCTGCAGCTGGTGGGCCTCTACTTCGACATCGGCACGGCCCGGGTCCATGTCCTGGAGAAACCGCCGGTCACCGCCAGCCCGCTCTGA
- a CDS encoding YbhB/YbcL family Raf kinase inhibitor-like protein, translated as MVGSSASADRLQLEPISVSSPRLKDGAPLPSDYSCNGSAGNPPLRWSRVPDSTKSVAIVADNNARTGGEVNWVVFDIDPRTNELAESSIPVGAVEGSTTGGKVGYTPPCRAQENYRFTVYALDGKVDLKKGASLDKTLKSIADKTIAWGRLTAAHIE; from the coding sequence ATGGTGGGGAGCTCCGCCTCCGCCGACAGACTGCAGCTGGAGCCGATCAGCGTTTCGAGTCCCCGGTTGAAGGACGGTGCCCCGCTGCCGTCCGACTACTCATGCAACGGTTCGGCCGGCAATCCGCCTCTGCGGTGGTCGCGGGTGCCGGACAGCACCAAGTCCGTCGCGATCGTGGCGGACAACAACGCGCGCACCGGTGGAGAGGTGAATTGGGTCGTGTTCGACATCGACCCGCGCACCAACGAGCTGGCCGAGAGCAGCATCCCGGTGGGAGCTGTGGAGGGAAGCACGACAGGCGGCAAGGTGGGCTATACCCCTCCATGCCGCGCCCAGGAGAACTATCGTTTCACTGTCTACGCGCTCGACGGCAAGGTCGACCTCAAAAAGGGTGCCTCCCTCGACAAGACCTTGAAGAGCATCGCGGACAAGACGATCGCCTGGGGACGACTCACCGCGGCGCACATCGAGTGA
- a CDS encoding response regulator transcription factor, producing MTASEPWTVGVLIVDDDPLVRAGLAMMLGGAPDIRVVAEAGDGTEALSLVDRYAPDVVLMDIRMPAMDGLTATETLRARGHAPEVVVLTTFDADEHVLRALRAGAAGFLLKDTPPEEIVTAVRRVARGHPVLSPAVTRRLIARVAGTDHDRRRAHARDRLALLNDRERAVALAVGQARSNADIAATLYLSVPTVKTHVSGILAKLDLNNRVQIALLVHDAGLLDDRP from the coding sequence ATGACCGCATCCGAGCCCTGGACGGTCGGCGTGCTCATCGTCGACGACGACCCGCTGGTCCGCGCCGGCCTGGCGATGATGCTGGGCGGCGCCCCCGACATCCGCGTGGTCGCCGAGGCGGGTGACGGCACCGAGGCGCTGTCCCTGGTCGACCGGTACGCCCCCGACGTGGTCCTGATGGACATCAGGATGCCCGCGATGGACGGGTTGACCGCCACCGAGACCCTGCGCGCCCGCGGTCACGCGCCGGAGGTCGTCGTCCTGACGACCTTCGACGCCGACGAACACGTGCTGCGCGCCCTGCGCGCCGGAGCCGCCGGGTTCCTCCTCAAGGACACCCCACCCGAGGAGATCGTGACCGCGGTACGCCGGGTGGCCCGGGGGCATCCGGTCCTTTCCCCGGCGGTGACCCGGCGCCTCATCGCCCGGGTCGCCGGCACGGACCACGACCGGCGCCGTGCCCACGCCAGGGACCGCCTGGCCCTGCTGAACGACCGCGAACGCGCGGTCGCCCTCGCGGTCGGTCAGGCCAGGTCCAACGCCGACATCGCCGCCACGCTCTACCTCAGTGTCCCCACGGTCAAGACCCACGTCTCCGGCATCCTGGCCAAGCTCGACCTCAACAACCGGGTCCAGATCGCCCTGCTGGTCCACGACGCGGGACTCCTCGACGACCGGCCGTGA
- a CDS encoding STAS domain-containing protein, which yields MTTAVRFTLEDGAQQSVASVPVVALSGDLDFTNAERLRDDIRTVLAPDQRDLVLDLTALDFCDSTGIRIFLAIRTLLQERGGSVVLTGLNSRLSRIFRVTGLVQAFAVQPTVAEAVAFLRPRS from the coding sequence GTGACCACCGCCGTCCGATTCACCCTTGAAGACGGCGCGCAGCAGTCTGTGGCCTCGGTGCCCGTGGTCGCCCTGTCCGGGGACCTCGACTTCACCAACGCCGAGCGGCTGCGCGACGACATCCGCACCGTTCTCGCGCCGGACCAGCGCGACCTGGTGCTGGACCTGACCGCGCTGGACTTCTGTGACTCCACCGGAATCAGGATTTTCCTCGCGATCCGCACGCTTCTGCAGGAGCGCGGCGGCAGCGTCGTCCTGACCGGCCTCAACTCCCGGCTCAGCAGGATCTTCCGGGTGACCGGACTCGTCCAGGCCTTCGCCGTGCAGCCCACCGTCGCCGAGGCCGTCGCCTTCCTGCGACCCCGCTCCTGA
- a CDS encoding DEAD/DEAH box helicase, producing MLVVHGAWADGRLGVWAEDTASAPGPVSRAAFRPHPFAAPVAALGAVLAPAGPGGTPASVPSAGAGEHELTILLPGSARGPLPSPESGLTRPARSSRSSRISAWRVPALLLTPAGALALLDPLSDPDAEPYGLGSAEERGWVPGLSLRYFAVVAEHARSLVRRGRLLPRLVRQDGEHAARWRPVLTGADPAVIRELAAAMPPVCRAVAPAERPSADVLREALNGLVDGAARLSLPDRLILGQRPGARAPLPDRWLYALTGEDAMLSAVRTAEAAELSAALDDWSAAAHELDGPVRACFRLIEPAGEGRSWTMEFGLGPGRSQVASGGRGAGADDADGPIGYLSADRIRAGESAPWLPERPLEVLRADLGRAVRLHPGLYGALRDPEPSGLAVETAWAFSFLRTGAPTLSAAGYGVRLPAWAGRQGLGLKLTTRAVPGDEGAGLDRRVSLRLDVTVGDHTITGEELAELAGRGIPLVRLKGRWVELDDRQLKAALKVVEQRSGGERTVGEVIREVVDGGDEELPLVAVDADGLLGDLLSGETERRLTPVAVPQALEGTLRPYQERGLSWLSFLSDLGLGGILADDMGLGKTISTLSLLLSEREGGAPRPTLLVCPMSLVGNWQKEAARFAPSLRVYVHHGGSRRRDDELAATVREADLVVTTYGTALRDLGALAGLEWGRVVCDEAQAIKNSAARQSRAVRSIPARTRLALTGTPVENHLAELWSLMEFCNPGLLGPAKRFRRRYQEPIETRGDENAAQALKRATGPFVLRRLKTDKTIISDLPEKMEMKVWCTLTPEQAELYKAVVNDMLDRIGGSEGIERRGNVLATMTRLKQVCNHPAHLLRDGSRLAGRSGKLARLEELAAEIVEEGDKALVFTQYTEFGSLLQPYLAAQLDRPVLWLHGGLSRRRREELVERFQCDDEPMLFLLSLKAAGTGLNLTAANHVIHVDRWWNPAVENQATDRAFRIGQTKNVQVRKFICVDTLEERIDEMIERKKALAESVVGTGEDWITGLSTEQLRELFRLGPGAVS from the coding sequence GTGCTGGTGGTCCATGGTGCCTGGGCGGACGGTCGGCTGGGGGTCTGGGCGGAGGACACCGCGTCGGCCCCCGGGCCCGTTTCCCGGGCCGCGTTCCGCCCGCATCCGTTCGCGGCCCCGGTGGCCGCCCTCGGCGCGGTCCTCGCCCCGGCGGGCCCGGGTGGGACACCCGCCTCGGTGCCCTCGGCCGGGGCCGGGGAGCACGAGCTGACGATCCTGCTCCCCGGTTCCGCCCGGGGTCCGCTGCCCTCCCCCGAATCCGGGCTCACGCGCCCGGCTCGGAGCTCACGGAGCTCGCGGATCTCCGCCTGGCGCGTCCCCGCGCTCCTGCTCACCCCGGCCGGCGCGCTCGCCCTGCTCGATCCCCTGTCCGATCCGGACGCGGAGCCGTACGGCCTCGGTTCCGCGGAGGAACGCGGATGGGTCCCCGGCCTCTCCCTGCGCTACTTCGCGGTGGTCGCCGAACACGCGCGGAGCCTGGTGCGGCGCGGCCGGCTCCTGCCCCGGCTCGTCCGCCAGGACGGTGAGCACGCGGCCCGCTGGCGGCCCGTGCTGACCGGAGCCGATCCGGCGGTGATCCGCGAGCTGGCCGCCGCGATGCCTCCGGTCTGCAGGGCCGTGGCGCCCGCAGAGCGCCCGTCGGCGGACGTGCTGCGCGAGGCGCTGAACGGCCTGGTGGACGGCGCGGCGCGGCTGTCCCTGCCCGACCGTCTCATCCTCGGCCAGCGGCCGGGGGCCAGAGCGCCCCTGCCCGACCGCTGGCTGTACGCGCTGACCGGTGAGGACGCCATGCTCTCGGCCGTCAGGACCGCCGAGGCGGCGGAGCTCTCCGCCGCCCTCGACGACTGGTCCGCCGCGGCACACGAGCTGGACGGGCCGGTCCGGGCCTGCTTCCGGCTCATCGAGCCGGCCGGTGAGGGACGGTCCTGGACGATGGAGTTCGGGCTGGGCCCCGGCCGCTCCCAGGTCGCCTCCGGCGGTCGGGGAGCCGGGGCGGACGACGCCGACGGGCCGATCGGCTACCTGTCGGCCGACCGGATCAGAGCCGGGGAGAGCGCCCCCTGGCTGCCGGAGCGACCGCTGGAGGTCCTCCGCGCCGACCTCGGACGGGCCGTCCGCCTGCACCCCGGCCTCTACGGCGCGCTGCGCGACCCTGAGCCGTCCGGCCTGGCGGTCGAGACGGCGTGGGCCTTCTCCTTCCTGCGCACCGGCGCGCCCACGCTCAGCGCCGCCGGTTACGGCGTGCGGCTGCCGGCATGGGCGGGACGCCAGGGCCTGGGCCTGAAGCTGACCACGCGTGCCGTGCCCGGCGACGAGGGGGCCGGCCTGGACCGGCGGGTAAGCCTTCGGCTGGACGTGACCGTCGGCGATCACACGATCACCGGTGAGGAGCTGGCCGAGCTGGCCGGGCGCGGGATCCCGCTGGTCCGGCTCAAGGGGCGGTGGGTCGAGCTGGACGACCGGCAGCTCAAGGCGGCGTTGAAGGTCGTCGAGCAGCGGAGCGGCGGCGAGAGGACCGTGGGCGAGGTGATCCGCGAGGTCGTGGACGGCGGTGACGAGGAGCTGCCGCTGGTCGCGGTGGACGCCGACGGGCTCCTGGGAGATCTCCTCTCCGGCGAGACCGAACGCCGCCTCACCCCGGTCGCCGTGCCACAGGCGCTGGAGGGGACCCTCCGCCCCTACCAGGAGCGCGGCCTGTCCTGGCTGAGCTTCCTGTCGGACCTGGGCCTGGGCGGCATCCTCGCCGACGACATGGGGCTCGGCAAGACCATATCCACCCTTTCGCTGCTGCTGTCCGAGCGCGAGGGCGGTGCTCCCCGGCCGACGTTGCTGGTCTGCCCGATGTCGCTGGTCGGCAACTGGCAGAAGGAGGCGGCCAGGTTCGCCCCCTCGTTGCGGGTCTACGTCCACCACGGCGGCAGCCGCAGGCGGGACGACGAGCTGGCCGCGACGGTGCGGGAGGCCGACCTGGTGGTCACCACGTACGGCACGGCGCTACGGGACCTGGGAGCGCTGGCCGGCCTGGAATGGGGCAGGGTGGTCTGTGACGAGGCACAGGCGATCAAGAACAGCGCTGCCCGGCAGTCGCGGGCGGTGCGGTCGATCCCGGCCCGCACCCGGCTGGCGCTGACCGGCACGCCGGTGGAGAACCACCTGGCGGAGCTCTGGTCGCTCATGGAGTTCTGCAATCCCGGGCTGCTCGGCCCGGCCAAGCGGTTCCGCAGACGCTACCAGGAGCCGATCGAGACACGGGGCGACGAGAACGCCGCCCAGGCGCTGAAACGGGCTACCGGGCCGTTCGTGCTGCGCCGCCTCAAGACCGACAAGACGATCATCTCCGACCTGCCGGAGAAGATGGAGATGAAGGTCTGGTGCACGCTCACCCCTGAGCAGGCGGAGCTGTACAAGGCCGTGGTGAACGACATGCTGGACAGGATCGGCGGCTCCGAGGGCATCGAGCGGCGGGGCAACGTGCTGGCGACCATGACGAGGCTGAAGCAGGTCTGCAACCATCCCGCGCATCTGCTGCGGGACGGCTCGCGGCTCGCCGGGCGGTCGGGGAAGCTGGCCCGGCTGGAGGAACTGGCAGCGGAGATCGTCGAGGAGGGCGACAAGGCCCTGGTCTTCACTCAATACACCGAGTTCGGCTCCCTGCTGCAGCCCTACCTGGCCGCGCAGCTGGACCGCCCGGTGCTGTGGCTGCACGGTGGGCTGTCCAGGAGGCGGCGCGAGGAGCTGGTGGAGCGGTTCCAGTGCGACGACGAACCGATGCTGTTCCTGCTGTCGCTCAAGGCCGCGGGCACCGGCCTCAACCTGACCGCCGCCAACCACGTGATCCACGTGGACCGGTGGTGGAACCCCGCGGTGGAGAACCAGGCGACCGACCGGGCCTTCCGGATCGGCCAGACGAAGAACGTACAGGTCAGGAAGTTCATCTGCGTGGACACCCTGGAGGAGCGGATCGACGAGATGATCGAACGCAAGAAGGCGCTCGCCGAGAGCGTCGTCGGCACCGGCGAGGACTGGATCACCGGCCTGTCCACCGAGCAGTTGCGCGAGCTGTTCCGGCTCGGCCCCGGGGCGGTGAGCTGA
- a CDS encoding STAS domain-containing protein, which yields MTDALRLPVRSQDTTLILRPEGELDVNTAAQLQAWLDDYLHRGPHATTLVDLSGLTFIDSPGLAALLAMRRRLTGGDAAIAYADPTPQPARLLRLTGLAVSLPVFDTLDEALQSLGAG from the coding sequence ATGACCGATGCTCTGCGCCTGCCGGTGCGGTCCCAGGACACGACGCTGATCCTGCGGCCCGAGGGGGAGCTCGACGTGAACACCGCGGCGCAGTTGCAGGCCTGGCTGGACGACTACCTCCACCGCGGCCCTCATGCGACGACCCTGGTCGATCTGTCCGGCCTGACCTTCATCGACTCTCCCGGGCTGGCGGCGCTGCTGGCCATGCGCCGGAGACTGACCGGTGGCGACGCGGCCATCGCCTACGCCGACCCGACCCCGCAGCCCGCGCGGCTGCTGCGTCTCACGGGTCTGGCGGTCAGCCTGCCGGTCTTCGACACGCTGGACGAGGCCCTGCAGTCGCTGGGCGCGGGATGA